The Pseudomonas chlororaphis subsp. piscium genome contains the following window.
CGTCATCAGATGGATTGCCGGGCACTTCCGGCGAAGGTTCGTCGGCAAAGGGCAGCAGGCGCGCCTGGGCGAACTCCGGGTTGCGCTTGGCGTTGAAGACCCAGATCGACAGGCCGATGAAGGCAATCATCACCACCAGCGTGCCGAGCCCGCGGATCATGCCGCTATCGAGTTCAAGACCCATGGCTCACCTCTTGCTCTTGATCGCAGTGCCAAGCACTTGCAGGTAGGCGACCAGGGCGTCCATCTCGGTCTTGCCCTTGAGGGAGGCGACGGCACCGGCGATATCCTCGTCGTTGTACGGCACGCCGAGGGTGCGCATGGCACGCAGCTTGGTCTCGGTGTGGCTGCTGTCGACCTGCTGGGTGACCAGCCATGGGTAGGCCGGCA
Protein-coding sequences here:
- a CDS encoding cbb3-type cytochrome oxidase subunit 3, with the translated sequence MGLELDSGMIRGLGTLVVMIAFIGLSIWVFNAKRNPEFAQARLLPFADEPSPEVPGNPSDDAQSEEHATRSIRP